The DNA segment GAGCTCAGGAGGGTGCTGTCGATCGAAATCAACGCGTCGACCGACAACCCGCTCGTGTTCGCCGAGGACGGAGCGATCGTCTCCGCCGGCAATTTCCACGCCGCCCCGGTCGCCGCCGCAGCGGATTACGCCTCCGCGGCCCTCGCCGGAATGGCGGGGATCGTCGAGCGGCGGATCGACCGCCTCGTCAACCCGCTGGTCTCCGGCCTTCCTCCGTTCCTGGCCCGGCGGCCGGGGCTGGAGTCCGGCCTGATGATGGCGCAGGTGACGGCGGCCGCCCTCGCCTCGGAGTGCAAGACGCTCGCCCATCCCGCCTGCGCCGACACGATCCCGACCTCGGCCCTCCAGGAGGACCACGTTTCGATGGCTCCCTGGGCGGCCCGGAAGCTCCGGGGCGTCGTCGAGCGCTTGGAGACCCTGATCGCGATCGAGCTGCTGGCCGCCGTCCGGGGCCTCGACCACCGGCGCCCACTCCGCACCTCCCCGCCGCTCGAGGCCTTCGTGCGGCGGCTCGAGGAGGAGGTCCGCATACCCCGGGGGGAGGTCCCGCCGGGGCCGGTGATCGAGCGGCTGGCGGCCCTGCTGCGCGAGGGGAGGCCGCTCGACTGGTTCGCCCGCTCGGGCGGACTGGCTTGACCTAACTGAATATTGTTGGCAAACTATTTCGTGTCTTGCGGTCCGTTCGCCGGCATCGGTTCGACCGCGGGGAGAGGATTCCGCCCATGGAGTTTTCCGAGATCATTCGCGTGCACCGCGAGCAACTCAATCTGAACAAGAAGCAACTCGCGGAGAAGGTGGGCGTCACCCAGCCCTACATCGTCCAGATCGAAAACGACGGGAAGATCCCGGGGGACGGGGTGGTCCTCCGGCTCGCCGACGCCCTCGGGCTGGACCGGCGGGAGCTCCTGTTCGCCGCTTACCGCGCCCGGGCCTCCGAGGACACGCGGCACTACTTCCACTCGATCTTCGACGATCTGACCCCCACCGAGGAGTTCAGCCAGCCCTTCATCGAGGCGCGGAAGGACCAGTTCGAATCACCGGAGTTCAGCATCCGCCACCTCAGCACGTCGGCCGACAGCAGCTATCAGGTGGCCCTGCTCACCGCGAAGGTGCCGCAAGCGTCCTTCTCCACCCATGCCCACAGCGTGCCGCAGGTCCTGGTGGCCGTGGAGGGTTCGTTCGAGGTCACCGTGGACGGGAAGACGGTCACCCTTTCGAAGGACCGGCAGCTCTCGACGGTGGTCCCCGCCCGAACGCCCCACAAGATCCGGTCGCTCACGACCGGGCGGCTGCTGACCGTGACGCTGGGACGGGTCGTGCGGGGCGGCTCGGTCGCGGCGGCGGCGCGAGCGGAAGTCTGAGCGGCCGCCGTTTCCTGGCCCCAAAAAGACGGAGCGGACGGGAGAGCCCGACCCGCGAGCTCACCGGGCCCATCCCGGCGCCCACGGTCTCCCGCCCGTCCTGGCACCTGCACCTCGTGCAAGTCGCGGGCCAGTCCGCGCCCTTCAGGTCAACTGATTGATTTCTGGGGCCCTACCGAGAAGGGCCGGCTCGGCTGGCTGTCGCGCGGCATCCGATTTCGGCACGGCCGATGACGTTTTCGTCATCGACGGGTGACACGGACCGGCCAGGGGATAGAATCCGCGCGAGCGAGCAGCGATCCCGCCCGAGAGGCCTATCGATGTCCGAAGCCGCGAGCCCGAACGATGCCCTGATCGTCGTCGACGTGCAGAACGACTTCTGCCCCGGCGGCGCGCTGCCCGTGCCCGCGGGCGACGAAGTCGTCCCGGAGCTGAACGCGTGGATCGCCTGGGCCCGTGCAGGCGGCGCCCTCGTGGTCGCGTCCCGGGACTGGCATCCGGCGCACCACTGCAGCTTCGAGCCGTTCGGCGGCCGGTGGCCGCCGCACTGCATCGCGGGCACCCCGGGCGCGGCCTTCCATCCCCGCCTGGAGATCCCCGACGAGGCGGTCATCGTCAGCAAGGCCACGCAGCCGGACCGCGACGCCTACTCCGCCTTCGACGGTACGGGGTTGGAAACGCGGCTGCGCGAGCGGGGCGTGAAGCGGGTTCTCGTCGGCGGACTCGCCCTCGACTACTGCGTGAAGGCGACCGCCCTCGACGCGGCGCGCGCCGGGTTCGAAACGGTCCTCCTGCGTTCCGCGACGCGTCCCGTCGAGGTGCATCCCGGAGACGGCGAGCGCGCGGTCGAGGAACTCCGGGCTGCCGGCGTGCGAATCCTGGACGGACGGCCGTGACCGGAAGCGCGGAACACCGCGCCGGGACGGGGCTTCTGACCGATCTGTACGAGCTGACGATGGCCCAGGCCTACCTCGAGGAAGGCCTGACGGCCGACGCCGCCTTCGAACTGTTCGTCCGGGACACGCCGCCACGTCGGAATTTCCTGCTCTTCGCCGGCCTGGCTCCCGCCGTCGAGTCGCTGGCGGCGTTCACCTTCGACCCTTCGTCCCTCGAGTACCTCGACTCGCTCGGCCTGTTCCGCAAGAGCTTCCTCGACTACCTGGCCCGCTACCGCTTCCGGGGAGCGTTGCGCTCCCTTCCGGAGGGAACCCCCTTTTTCCCGGGGGAACCGGTGCTCGAGGTGAGGGGACCGCTTCCGGACGTCCAGATCGTCGAGACGGTCTTGATGAACCGGATTCACGCCCACACGGTGATCGCCAGCAAGGCCGTCCGGGTCGTCCTGGCAGCGCGGGCCGACGGCCGGCCGCGGACCGTGGTGGACTTCGGCCTGAGGCGCGCGCACGGGCCGTCGGCCGGACTGGCGCTCGCCCGCTCGTCGTACATCGCCGGGGCCGCCGGAACCTCCAACCTTCAGGCCGGCCGACTCCTCGGCATACCGGTCTTCGGCACCATGGCGCACAGCTACGTCCAGGCGCACGAGAGCGAGGAAGAAGCCTTCCGCGCCTTCGCCCGCCTGTACCCCGGCACGACGCTCCTGATCGACACCTACGACACGATCCGCGGCCTGGGCCGGGCGATCCGAGCGGCCCGGGCGGCCGGACCGGGCGCGGTTCGAGCGGTCCGCATCGACTCGGGCGATCTGGAGCGTCTCGCCCGGCGCTGCCGCCGGGAGCTCGACGCGGCCGGAATGTCCGACGTCCGGATCTTCGCCAGCGGCGGGCTCGACGAGGACCGGATCGCGGAACTGGTGCGCCGCGGAGCCCCGATCGACGGGTTCGGCGTCGGGACGCGCCTCGCCGTGCCGCAGGACGCGCCGGCTTTCGAGTTCGCCTACAAACTCGTGGAGTATGCCGGGCGTCCCCGCCGGAAGCTCTCCAGCGGCAAGACGACGCTCCCGGGGCGCAAGCAGGTTTTCCGGACGGAAGATCCGGGCGGGCGGGACGTGGTCGAGCTGCTGGAGGCGGCCCCCCCGCCCGCCGGCCGGCCGCTCCTCGAGCCCGTGCCGCTCCGGCCCGGCGCGGGCCCCACGCTCGGCGAGATCCGGGAGCGCGTGGCTCGCGAAATCGCCCGCCTCCCCGCGCGCCTGAGGAGCCTCGAGCCGGCCGACCCCCCTTACGAGGTCGAACTCGGCCCGGCTCTCGCGGCCCTCGCGGCGGGCAACGGCACGCCCTGAGCGCGATGGACCCCCGAAAACGCGCGGGGACGCCGCAGCGGCGTCCCCGCGCACGCTCCGCCCGAGGCCGACCTCTTCACCGCACCGGCGTTTCGATCACGAAGGCCACCGGCACGAGGCAGTCCCCGTTCGCCTCGTACTCGATCGTCGAGCTTTCGCCGTCGAGGTCGACGATGCGGGTGTGCACGTCCCAGAGCTGGCTGAGCGGCAGCCGCCCGCTGCCGTCCCAGTCGCAGGGAGCGACCGGCGGACCGGAGAACTGCACGCTGTCCAGGTAGCCGCGCTCGCCCGCGACCATCGTGTCATGCCCGCGGCCGGTCTGCCCGTCGGCTCCGGTCATCGTGAGCAGCCCCTTGAGACTCATCCCGGAGAACATGGGGTGCTGCAGCTCGATCCGGGCGCGCTCGAAGAACATGCTGTCGGGCAACTCGTCGTAGATGAGGACCATCGACGGCTCGTCGGTGGCGTACAGGATGATCAGCGTCACCCCCTCGTTGTTGACCTTCGGCTCCACGGACGTGTTCCAGGGGTCCTCCCCCGTCGTCACGGTGTCGAGGTCGAAGGGGGTCGTGATCGCGTACTCGCGGTTCGGATTCGCCGCGGAGATGAGGTCCGTCACGTCGAAGCGATAGGTGTGGTTTCCGGTCAGCTTCCAGCACGGGTCCGCGCTGTCGGCCACGAGTTCGCCGATCACCTTGTGCCCGTCGAACAGGATCGGAAGCTCCGGCTCGCCCTTCTCCTTCAAGTCGGAGAAGTTGTAGTACAGAAGCGCCTTGACGATCTCGCGGCCCACCGGAACGCCGGAGACCTGCACGCCCTCGCTGGCACGGTTGCGAAGCGGCTCTCCGTTGGCGACGTGCCGGGCATTCTCGATGACAAACGAAGGCGCCACCGTGAGCTCGACGCTGGGTCGCGGCTCGATCATCCCGCCGGACTTCCCGATCTCGAGTGCCTGCGACGTTCCGAGCGCCGCGCGCGTGTCCGGCGTCCAGGCGAGCGCCACCGCCCCCGCGGCGAGCACGCAGAGCAGGCAGAGCACAGCACGGTCGTAGCGCATGGACGACCCTCCTCCCGCGGGGCTCGCCCCGGCGGCCCCGCGTCGCGGCCGGGGGCGCCGGCCACCGCCCGGCCTTCCTCGTGTTCCGTCGACCTTTCCCCGCGCGGAGAGTCCGCACGCGTCCGGGGACGCGCACCTGACCGGATGCTACGCGCCGCCTCGCGTTCGGCCAGTCGCCCGAGCGGCCGTCGCCCGGCCGGCCGCCCCCTCGCCAGCCGACATCCGAGCTCGGGAGTCCCGCATGGCCCGGTACTCGGCGAAGATGCGCACGATCAGTTCGCAGCGGCTGTGCACACCCAGCTTCCGGTACAGGCGTTCGAGATACGTGTGGAACGTGTGCTCGGAAATCCCGAGGTCCAAGGCCGCCGCGTATTCCTTCTTGTCGTCGAACACCGACTGGACGACCTGCAACTCGCGCGGCGAGAGCTGGAGCCTTTCCGCGATCATCCGCCACTCGAGCGGAGCCAGCACCCCCCGTCCTTGCAGGGTCCGGCCGCCCGGCGACGGGATTCTCCGCTCGAACGATCCCATGTCGCCTCCCCGCGGGCGGTGGAACCCGCATCGCTTCGAATGGTGCTCGTGTATCGCAGGAC comes from the Acidobacteriota bacterium genome and includes:
- a CDS encoding helix-turn-helix domain-containing protein gives rise to the protein MEFSEIIRVHREQLNLNKKQLAEKVGVTQPYIVQIENDGKIPGDGVVLRLADALGLDRRELLFAAYRARASEDTRHYFHSIFDDLTPTEEFSQPFIEARKDQFESPEFSIRHLSTSADSSYQVALLTAKVPQASFSTHAHSVPQVLVAVEGSFEVTVDGKTVTLSKDRQLSTVVPARTPHKIRSLTTGRLLTVTLGRVVRGGSVAAAARAEV
- a CDS encoding nicotinamidase: MSEAASPNDALIVVDVQNDFCPGGALPVPAGDEVVPELNAWIAWARAGGALVVASRDWHPAHHCSFEPFGGRWPPHCIAGTPGAAFHPRLEIPDEAVIVSKATQPDRDAYSAFDGTGLETRLRERGVKRVLVGGLALDYCVKATALDAARAGFETVLLRSATRPVEVHPGDGERAVEELRAAGVRILDGRP
- a CDS encoding nicotinate phosphoribosyltransferase, coding for MAQAYLEEGLTADAAFELFVRDTPPRRNFLLFAGLAPAVESLAAFTFDPSSLEYLDSLGLFRKSFLDYLARYRFRGALRSLPEGTPFFPGEPVLEVRGPLPDVQIVETVLMNRIHAHTVIASKAVRVVLAARADGRPRTVVDFGLRRAHGPSAGLALARSSYIAGAAGTSNLQAGRLLGIPVFGTMAHSYVQAHESEEEAFRAFARLYPGTTLLIDTYDTIRGLGRAIRAARAAGPGAVRAVRIDSGDLERLARRCRRELDAAGMSDVRIFASGGLDEDRIAELVRRGAPIDGFGVGTRLAVPQDAPAFEFAYKLVEYAGRPRRKLSSGKTTLPGRKQVFRTEDPGGRDVVELLEAAPPPAGRPLLEPVPLRPGAGPTLGEIRERVAREIARLPARLRSLEPADPPYEVELGPALAALAAGNGTP
- a CDS encoding DUF3344 domain-containing protein, which produces MRYDRAVLCLLCVLAAGAVALAWTPDTRAALGTSQALEIGKSGGMIEPRPSVELTVAPSFVIENARHVANGEPLRNRASEGVQVSGVPVGREIVKALLYYNFSDLKEKGEPELPILFDGHKVIGELVADSADPCWKLTGNHTYRFDVTDLISAANPNREYAITTPFDLDTVTTGEDPWNTSVEPKVNNEGVTLIILYATDEPSMVLIYDELPDSMFFERARIELQHPMFSGMSLKGLLTMTGADGQTGRGHDTMVAGERGYLDSVQFSGPPVAPCDWDGSGRLPLSQLWDVHTRIVDLDGESSTIEYEANGDCLVPVAFVIETPVR
- a CDS encoding LuxR family transcriptional regulator; this translates as MGSFERRIPSPGGRTLQGRGVLAPLEWRMIAERLQLSPRELQVVQSVFDDKKEYAAALDLGISEHTFHTYLERLYRKLGVHSRCELIVRIFAEYRAMRDSRARMSAGEGAAGRATAARATGRTRGGA